The nucleotide window CCTTGCCGAGCAGACGCCACGCGTCCTGATCACTCTACAGTCCCTGTCATTGGAGCTGAAGCTGGTGATCGTCGGCAGCCTTCCCGAAAAAGATGGCAACGCTCTGTACAATACATTGTATGTCATCGATCAAGGCAAACAGGTCGGACACTATCGCAAAACGCACCTGTTTTCGTCCTGGGAAAAAATCGCTTTCTGGCAGCGGGACACACCAGTCTGGTTGTTCCAACCTCTGCCGGGGCAACTTTGGTCGGGCCATTCTGTTCCACCTTGCGTTTTCCCAAATA belongs to Desulfuromonas acetoxidans DSM 684 and includes:
- a CDS encoding nitrilase-related carbon-nitrogen hydrolase; this translates as MKHDVTAAAVQFNISLGEIDHNLATASEGLRRVAAQGAQLAVLPEMWSTGYDYRHLSDLAEQTPRVLITLQSLSLELKLVIVGSLPEKDGNALYNTLYVIDQGKQVGHYRKTHLFSSWEKIAFWQRDTPVWLFQPLPGQLWSGHSVPPCVFPN